One Streptomyces sp. NBC_01237 genomic region harbors:
- a CDS encoding SAV_6107 family HEPN domain-containing protein, producing MASSSAAAAPRRRAVSPAPSLTGPASDVHPVLRRTTAPPAALDLLAKARAGLDEAAVLDVPNERYATAHLAALRTAAAVLAARGRPETNKRRRERIRSAWEVLPEIAPELTEWSALFASGALRRARAEAGMPGAASNRDADDLLRDAAMFLRLVERLLVLQPVLPQPRKERPDAR from the coding sequence ATGGCCAGCTCGTCCGCAGCCGCCGCCCCGCGGCGCCGCGCAGTCAGCCCTGCCCCCTCACTGACCGGTCCGGCAAGCGATGTCCACCCTGTACTGCGCCGCACCACGGCGCCGCCGGCCGCTCTCGATCTGCTCGCCAAGGCCCGTGCCGGCCTCGACGAGGCCGCCGTTCTCGACGTGCCGAACGAGCGGTATGCCACCGCCCACCTCGCCGCGCTGCGCACGGCTGCCGCCGTGCTCGCCGCCCGAGGCCGCCCCGAAACGAACAAGCGCCGCCGGGAGCGCATTCGCAGCGCATGGGAAGTCCTCCCGGAGATAGCCCCCGAACTCACGGAGTGGAGCGCGCTGTTCGCCTCCGGAGCACTCCGCCGGGCACGGGCGGAGGCCGGCATGCCGGGCGCGGCCAGCAACCGTGACGCCGATGATCTGCTCCGTGACGCGGCGATGTTCCTGCGCCTGGTCGAACGCCTGCTGGTGCTCCAGCCGGTGCTCCCGCAGCCCAGGAAGGAGCGGCCCGACGCGAGGTGA
- a CDS encoding methyltransferase — protein MSDQLRPRASLRTAVVWEVLKDALDRQVKATGRDALDVLDTGGGTGNFAVPVARLGHRVTVVDPSPNALFALERRAAEAGVADRVRGVQGDILGLFDVVERGGFDAVLCHGVLEYVDEPAEGVRNAVDALRPSGALSLLAAGLGGAVLARALAGHFTEARQALGDPAGRWGEGDPVPRRFTAEQLSDLVSGAGLEVGAVHGVRVFADLVPGVLVDTEPGAMDALLKLEAAVAELPAFHSVATQLHVLGEKRA, from the coding sequence GTGTCGGACCAGCTGCGCCCCCGCGCCTCCCTCCGTACCGCCGTGGTCTGGGAGGTCCTCAAGGACGCTCTCGACCGTCAGGTCAAGGCGACCGGCAGGGACGCCCTGGACGTCCTGGACACCGGCGGCGGCACCGGGAACTTCGCGGTGCCCGTCGCCCGGCTCGGCCACCGGGTCACGGTCGTCGACCCCAGCCCCAACGCGCTCTTCGCGCTGGAGCGCCGCGCCGCCGAGGCCGGGGTCGCCGATCGGGTCCGGGGGGTCCAGGGCGACATCCTCGGGCTGTTCGACGTGGTGGAGCGCGGCGGCTTCGACGCGGTGCTCTGCCACGGTGTCCTGGAGTACGTGGACGAGCCCGCCGAGGGCGTACGGAACGCGGTCGACGCGCTCCGTCCGTCGGGCGCGCTCAGCCTGCTGGCCGCCGGGCTCGGCGGGGCCGTCCTGGCCAGGGCGCTCGCCGGGCACTTCACCGAGGCGCGGCAGGCGCTCGGCGACCCGGCCGGCCGCTGGGGCGAGGGCGACCCGGTGCCCCGCAGGTTCACCGCCGAGCAGCTCTCCGACCTGGTCTCCGGGGCGGGCCTGGAGGTCGGGGCCGTCCACGGCGTACGGGTCTTCGCCGACCTCGTGCCGGGCGTCCTGGTGGACACCGAACCGGGCGCCATGGACGCGCTCCTCAAGCTGGAGGCGGCGGTGGCCGAGCTGCCGGCCTTCCACTCGGTCGCGACCCAGCTGCACGTTCTGGGCGAGAAGCGCGCCTGA
- a CDS encoding DUF58 domain-containing protein, which yields MAAGEPGAVESGDDKGGLRAALGGLTTRGRSFLAAGVAAAVCAYVLGQGDLLRVGLLLAVLPLLCVTVLYRTRYRVAGSRRLSPSRVPAGSEARVHLRMDNVSGLPTGLLMLQDRVPYVLGPRPRFVLDRVEAGGRREVSYKVRSDLRGRYPLGPLQLRLSDPFGMCELTRSFSAYDTLIVIPRTEPLPTLRLAGEASGYGDGRQRSLALAGEDDVIPRGYRHGDDLRRVHWRSTARYGELMVRREEQPQRARCTVLLDTRQIGYQGAGPDSAFEWAVSGAASALVHMLERGFAVRLLTDNGDSVPGEGSDGFAGSTQESADSAGLMLDTLAVVEQSDGGGLSRAHDVLRGGAEGLLIAFFGDLDEEQTAVAARMRQRSGAAVAFVLDSGAWVHGGGERGAGADERLRLLREAGWIAVPVPAGAELTRLWQQAGQLPDGTQSAGSGGSTGFSGGWS from the coding sequence ATGGCGGCCGGGGAGCCCGGTGCCGTGGAGAGCGGCGACGACAAGGGCGGTCTGCGGGCGGCCCTGGGCGGGCTGACCACCCGGGGACGGTCCTTCCTCGCCGCCGGTGTCGCCGCCGCGGTCTGCGCCTATGTGCTGGGCCAGGGCGACCTGCTGCGGGTCGGGCTGCTGCTCGCCGTACTGCCGCTGCTGTGTGTGACGGTCCTCTACCGCACCCGCTACCGGGTCGCGGGCAGCCGGCGGCTGTCGCCGTCGCGGGTGCCCGCCGGTTCCGAGGCGCGGGTGCATCTGCGGATGGACAATGTGTCCGGGCTGCCCACCGGGCTCCTGATGCTCCAGGACCGGGTGCCGTACGTGCTGGGGCCGCGCCCCCGTTTCGTACTGGACCGGGTGGAGGCGGGCGGCCGGCGCGAGGTGTCCTACAAGGTCAGGTCCGACCTGCGCGGGCGCTACCCGCTGGGCCCGCTGCAACTGCGGCTCAGTGACCCCTTCGGTATGTGCGAGCTGACCCGCTCGTTCAGCGCGTACGACACCCTGATCGTGATCCCGCGTACCGAACCCCTGCCCACGCTGCGGCTCGCGGGAGAGGCGTCGGGATACGGCGACGGGCGGCAGCGCTCGCTGGCCCTGGCCGGTGAGGACGATGTCATCCCGCGCGGCTACCGGCACGGCGACGATCTGCGCCGGGTCCACTGGCGTTCCACGGCGCGCTACGGCGAGCTGATGGTGCGGCGCGAGGAACAGCCGCAGCGGGCCCGGTGCACGGTGCTGCTGGACACCCGGCAGATCGGCTATCAGGGGGCCGGGCCCGACTCGGCCTTCGAGTGGGCGGTGTCGGGCGCGGCGTCCGCGCTGGTGCACATGCTGGAGCGCGGCTTCGCGGTACGGCTGCTGACGGACAACGGGGATTCGGTGCCGGGTGAGGGCTCCGACGGGTTCGCCGGTTCGACCCAGGAGTCCGCGGACTCGGCCGGGCTGATGCTGGACACCCTCGCGGTCGTCGAGCAGTCCGACGGCGGTGGCCTGTCGCGCGCCCACGACGTGCTGCGCGGCGGTGCCGAGGGACTGCTGATCGCCTTCTTCGGCGATCTCGACGAGGAGCAGACGGCGGTGGCGGCCCGGATGCGGCAGCGCAGCGGCGCGGCCGTCGCCTTCGTCCTGGACAGCGGGGCCTGGGTGCACGGCGGGGGCGAGCGGGGCGCGGGCGCCGACGAGCGGCTGCGGCTGCTGCGCGAGGCGGGCTGGATCGCGGTGCCGGTGCCCGCCGGGGCGGAACTCACCCGGCTGTGGCAGCAGGCGGGTCAGCTGCCCGACGGCACCCAGAGCGCCGGGAGCGGCGGTTCGACAGGTTTCTCGGGGGGATGGTCATGA
- a CDS encoding DUF3040 domain-containing protein produces the protein MPLSEHEQRMLEQMERALYAEDPKFATALEGSGLRRYTRRRVYQAVAGFLVGIALLMAGMVAQQIWVSVVGFLVMLGCAVLAVTGWRKAPKPGEQQQEAAGSGGSGTRRQPRQRRSMMNRIEQRWQRRRDEQGQ, from the coding sequence GTGCCGCTCTCGGAGCACGAGCAGCGAATGCTCGAGCAGATGGAGCGAGCGCTGTACGCCGAAGATCCCAAGTTCGCTACAGCGCTTGAGGGAAGCGGGCTGCGCAGGTACACCCGACGACGGGTCTACCAGGCGGTCGCTGGCTTTCTGGTGGGTATCGCGCTCCTCATGGCCGGAATGGTCGCACAGCAGATCTGGGTCAGCGTGGTGGGGTTCCTCGTCATGCTGGGCTGTGCCGTGCTCGCGGTCACCGGGTGGCGCAAAGCGCCCAAACCCGGCGAACAACAGCAGGAGGCCGCAGGGAGCGGGGGCAGCGGCACCCGCCGACAGCCCCGGCAGCGCCGGTCGATGATGAACCGCATCGAGCAACGGTGGCAGCGCCGCCGCGACGAACAGGGCCAATAG
- a CDS encoding transglutaminase TgpA family protein: protein MSGRTRLALCAFAATLMAAGALLPLVESAGWLPQAVVLLAIQGGAGAFARRMTPARSLTVAAQALVTLLVLTVVFARDHALFGVLPGPEAVERLGALLTAGADDVGTYSIPAPTTDGIRLLLIGGVLLIGLAVDALAVTFRSAAPAGLPLLALYSVAAGLADGGASWLWFLLAACGYLLLLLAEGRDRLSQWGRVFGGVARSSDGLAGLVGSGSGATAPVRTGRRIGAMALGIALVVPAALPALDGGLLGGTGTGNGKGSGGGTISAVNPLVSLQNNLNQPENREVMTYRTNSGNPQDLYLRILALDQFNGSEWRSSTRRLKDVPERLPDPTGLSPDVAVTEIRTNIAASRSYQQTYLPLPYPVTEVKVGGRWRYEPEGRTLVGDDGQTTRGARYEVGSLVVEPTAAQLAAAGPPPEALAREYTRLPGSLPDVVAETAGKITQGSASDYERAVKLQDWFSSSGGFIYDTTVTSGTGSAAIGRFLKDKQGFCVHFSFTMAAMARTLGIPARVAVGFTPGTVQANGASSVGLRDAHAWPELYFEGVGWTRFEPTPTRGTTPAYTRPDAPSGDAANPVQPSTSASAAPSAAPSASESCPAQMRRQGECGASAAPGAVGPTDPGTPAGTVTLIVLGALLVLLLPLLPLLWRVRARTRRLSSSEGRTPADARARVLAAWREITDSAWDHGIVPDESLTPRKAAARVVRLGRLDSTAAAAVHRIAGAVEQVLYAPQPRPASGLAEDALAVRAALRASVDRAARLRATLAPRSAVRVVWALTERRAEFARHWSRRPRRPSRQHG from the coding sequence ATGAGCGGGCGGACCCGGCTGGCGCTGTGTGCCTTCGCGGCGACGCTGATGGCGGCGGGCGCTCTGCTGCCACTGGTGGAGTCGGCGGGGTGGCTGCCGCAGGCAGTGGTCCTGCTCGCGATCCAGGGCGGGGCGGGCGCGTTCGCCCGCCGGATGACGCCGGCCAGGTCGCTGACCGTGGCCGCTCAGGCGCTGGTCACCCTGTTGGTGCTGACCGTGGTGTTCGCCAGGGACCACGCGCTCTTCGGTGTCCTGCCCGGACCGGAGGCGGTCGAGCGGCTCGGGGCACTGCTCACGGCGGGCGCCGACGATGTCGGCACGTACTCCATTCCGGCACCGACGACGGACGGCATCCGGCTGCTGCTGATCGGCGGTGTGCTGCTGATCGGGCTCGCGGTGGACGCCCTCGCGGTGACCTTCCGCAGCGCGGCCCCGGCCGGGCTGCCGCTGCTCGCGCTGTACTCGGTCGCCGCCGGGCTGGCCGACGGCGGAGCGAGCTGGCTGTGGTTCCTGCTCGCCGCCTGCGGCTATCTCCTGCTCCTGCTGGCCGAGGGCCGCGACCGGCTGTCCCAGTGGGGGCGGGTCTTCGGCGGCGTCGCCCGGTCCTCGGACGGTCTGGCCGGGCTCGTCGGTTCCGGCAGCGGGGCGACGGCCCCGGTCCGCACCGGGCGGCGCATCGGCGCCATGGCCCTGGGCATCGCCCTGGTCGTCCCCGCGGCTCTGCCCGCTCTCGACGGCGGTCTGCTGGGCGGTACGGGCACCGGGAACGGCAAGGGCAGCGGAGGCGGCACCATCTCCGCGGTGAATCCGCTGGTCTCGCTGCAGAACAACCTCAATCAGCCGGAGAACCGGGAGGTGATGACGTATCGCACCAACTCCGGGAACCCCCAGGACCTCTATCTGCGGATCCTGGCCCTGGACCAGTTCAACGGTAGCGAGTGGCGGTCCTCGACCCGTCGGCTCAAGGATGTGCCCGAGCGCCTCCCCGATCCCACCGGGCTGAGCCCGGACGTCGCCGTGACCGAGATCAGGACGAACATCGCGGCGTCGCGTTCGTACCAGCAGACCTATCTGCCGCTCCCCTACCCCGTGACCGAGGTCAAGGTCGGCGGGCGCTGGCGGTACGAGCCCGAGGGCCGCACCCTCGTCGGCGACGACGGCCAGACGACGCGTGGCGCCCGGTACGAGGTCGGCAGTCTGGTGGTCGAACCGACCGCGGCCCAGCTCGCGGCGGCGGGTCCGCCGCCGGAGGCACTGGCACGGGAGTACACCCGGCTGCCCGGCTCGCTGCCGGACGTGGTGGCCGAGACGGCGGGGAAGATCACGCAGGGCTCGGCCAGCGACTACGAACGGGCCGTGAAGCTGCAGGACTGGTTCTCCTCCTCGGGCGGCTTCATCTACGACACGACGGTCACCTCGGGGACCGGATCGGCGGCGATCGGCCGGTTCCTCAAGGACAAGCAGGGCTTCTGCGTCCACTTCTCGTTCACGATGGCCGCGATGGCCCGGACGCTGGGCATCCCGGCCCGGGTCGCGGTGGGCTTCACGCCGGGCACCGTCCAGGCGAACGGGGCGTCCTCGGTCGGGCTGCGGGACGCGCACGCCTGGCCCGAGCTGTATTTCGAGGGTGTGGGCTGGACCCGGTTCGAGCCGACACCTACGCGGGGCACCACCCCGGCGTACACCCGGCCCGACGCCCCCTCGGGCGACGCGGCCAACCCGGTGCAGCCGTCCACGAGCGCCTCCGCCGCGCCGAGCGCCGCGCCGTCCGCCTCGGAGAGCTGCCCGGCGCAGATGCGCCGCCAGGGTGAGTGCGGTGCCTCTGCGGCGCCGGGCGCGGTGGGCCCCACCGATCCGGGGACCCCCGCCGGCACGGTGACCCTGATCGTTCTCGGCGCGTTGCTGGTGCTGCTGCTGCCTCTGCTGCCGCTGCTCTGGCGGGTCCGTGCCCGGACCCGGCGGCTGAGCTCGTCCGAGGGACGCACGCCTGCGGACGCCAGGGCCCGCGTCCTGGCGGCCTGGCGGGAGATCACCGACTCGGCATGGGACCACGGCATCGTGCCGGACGAGTCGCTGACCCCGCGCAAGGCCGCGGCGCGCGTCGTGCGGCTGGGGCGGCTCGACTCCACCGCGGCTGCCGCGGTGCACCGGATCGCGGGGGCCGTGGAGCAGGTGCTCTACGCGCCGCAGCCCCGGCCGGCCTCCGGCCTCGCCGAGGACGCCCTCGCGGTACGGGCGGCTCTGCGGGCCTCCGTGGACCGCGCCGCACGGCTCCGCGCCACGCTCGCGCCCCGCTCGGCCGTCCGGGTGGTGTGGGCTCTCACGGAGCGCCGTGCGGAGTTCGCCCGCCACTGGTCCCGCCGACCGCGCAGGCCGTCGCGCCAGCACGGCTGA